In a single window of the Fibrobacter sp. genome:
- the ftsY gene encoding signal recognition particle-docking protein FtsY: MGLFSAIKSGLAKTRDALMGELKGIVGAGKITDETLEELEEHLIKADVGVEAAFLLTDALREQALGKSLTTEQVLDIMRSEAERLLKDPPPFELKGKPHVVLVIGVNGAGKTTTIGKLAARLKDEGKKVMIAACDTFRAAAIDQLETWAERSGAEFVKHQEGSDPAAVAFDACNAAVARGCDVVLIDTAGRLHNKDYLMEELKKIVRVIKKVNPDMPHDMWLVIDGNTGQNTINQTKIFNQSFPLTGLVVTKLDGTARGGAVLSIASSLQIPIRWIGMGERIDQLVPFSKAEYVEGLFENALESET; this comes from the coding sequence ATGGGACTTTTTTCTGCCATCAAGAGCGGCCTTGCCAAGACCCGTGACGCCCTTATGGGCGAGCTCAAGGGTATTGTAGGCGCCGGGAAAATTACCGACGAAACCCTGGAAGAGCTGGAAGAGCACCTCATCAAGGCCGACGTGGGTGTCGAAGCCGCATTCCTGTTGACCGACGCCTTACGCGAGCAGGCTCTCGGCAAGTCACTGACCACCGAGCAGGTTCTTGACATTATGCGGAGCGAGGCGGAACGCCTCTTGAAAGACCCTCCCCCCTTTGAACTCAAGGGCAAGCCCCATGTGGTGCTGGTCATCGGTGTAAACGGTGCCGGCAAGACCACCACAATCGGTAAGCTTGCCGCCCGCCTCAAGGACGAAGGCAAGAAGGTGATGATTGCCGCCTGCGATACCTTCCGTGCGGCGGCCATCGACCAGCTGGAAACCTGGGCCGAACGTAGCGGCGCCGAATTCGTAAAACATCAAGAAGGTTCCGACCCTGCAGCCGTGGCGTTTGATGCTTGCAATGCGGCTGTGGCCCGCGGCTGCGACGTGGTGCTCATCGATACCGCAGGCCGTCTGCACAACAAGGACTACCTGATGGAAGAACTCAAGAAGATAGTCCGCGTCATCAAGAAGGTGAACCCCGACATGCCTCACGACATGTGGCTGGTCATTGACGGCAACACCGGTCAGAACACCATCAACCAGACCAAGATTTTCAACCAGAGCTTCCCCCTTACGGGCCTGGTGGTCACCAAGCTAGACGGCACGGCCCGCGGCGGAGCAGTGCTTTCCATCGCAAGCTCCCTGCAGATTCCCATCCGCTGGATTGGCATGGGCGAACGCATCGACCAGCTGGTGCCTTTCAGCAAGGCCGAATATGTAGAAGGCCTTTTCGAAAACGCCCTGGAAAGCGAAACCTGA
- a CDS encoding ATP-dependent Clp protease proteolytic subunit: protein MADCSEKKENQTPEMMKKAEEFLASKRRIFLWGGVDDESAERIVKQLLYLDSLNHEDIVFFINSPGGVISSGLAIYDCMNAIKSDVVTVCCGQAASMGAVLLTSGAKGKRYAWPNARIMIHQPLIHGEIVAPASDIQIQAEEMLRIRNITGKILAETSGHSIEEIDKDTERDNFMSAEEARAYGLVDKVESLV from the coding sequence ATGGCTGACTGTAGCGAAAAGAAAGAAAACCAGACACCCGAAATGATGAAAAAGGCCGAGGAGTTCCTCGCCTCCAAGCGCAGGATTTTTTTGTGGGGCGGAGTGGATGACGAAAGCGCCGAACGCATCGTCAAGCAGCTCCTGTACCTGGATTCCCTGAACCACGAAGACATCGTGTTCTTTATCAACAGCCCGGGCGGAGTGATTTCTAGCGGTCTTGCCATTTACGACTGCATGAACGCCATCAAGAGCGACGTGGTTACCGTCTGCTGTGGTCAGGCCGCCTCCATGGGAGCTGTCCTCCTCACCTCCGGTGCCAAGGGCAAGCGTTACGCCTGGCCCAATGCCCGTATCATGATCCACCAGCCCCTGATTCACGGCGAAATCGTGGCGCCCGCTAGCGATATCCAGATCCAGGCCGAAGAAATGCTCCGCATCCGTAACATCACGGGCAAGATTCTTGCCGAAACTTCGGGCCATAGCATCGAAGAAATCGACAAGGACACCGAACGCGACAACTTTATGAGCGCCGAAGAGGCCAGGGCCTACGGTCTGGTCGATAAGGTCGAGAGCCTGGTATAA
- a CDS encoding type I 3-dehydroquinate dehydratase, whose translation MPACNDKILVGLVSPEVLSAIESDSMHPVFLDLQACSALEIRYDFFEESLWPGLSARVRKVAPHAMQIGTIRLKRDGGAFQDSRAGDRLPLWKNILEAEQVPGWLDLEQDCLYDYEKLSALADRRNVKILISQHNFSRTPTDMELRDYARDVSRLGAEGLKIAAMCNSEEDCDRLYRFTQKFSGDFELFAAFGMGDLGRVSRIWSLKEGANLTYGAIGQVAAPGQIQVPVMAEALEKLSDFHSKFEISAFLNEK comes from the coding sequence ATGCCCGCGTGCAACGATAAAATTTTGGTAGGCCTTGTCAGTCCCGAAGTCCTCTCCGCCATAGAGTCGGACTCCATGCACCCCGTGTTTCTGGACCTGCAAGCCTGTTCGGCGCTAGAAATCCGGTATGACTTTTTCGAAGAGTCCCTCTGGCCGGGCCTTTCGGCGCGGGTCCGGAAGGTAGCGCCCCACGCCATGCAGATAGGCACCATCCGCCTCAAGCGGGATGGCGGGGCCTTTCAGGATTCCCGTGCCGGAGACCGCCTGCCCCTGTGGAAAAACATCCTGGAAGCGGAGCAGGTGCCGGGCTGGCTGGACCTGGAGCAGGACTGCCTCTACGACTACGAAAAGCTGTCCGCCCTGGCCGACCGCCGGAATGTAAAAATCCTTATCTCTCAGCACAATTTTTCCCGCACGCCTACGGACATGGAACTGCGGGATTACGCCCGAGACGTTTCCCGCCTAGGGGCCGAAGGTCTGAAAATTGCTGCCATGTGCAACTCCGAAGAGGACTGTGACCGTCTGTACAGGTTCACGCAGAAATTTTCTGGCGACTTTGAACTTTTTGCCGCCTTCGGCATGGGTGACCTTGGCCGGGTAAGCCGAATCTGGTCCCTGAAAGAGGGGGCGAACCTGACCTACGGGGCCATTGGCCAAGTGGCTGCCCCCGGTCAAATCCAGGTGCCGGTGATGGCGGAAGCCCTTGAAAAACTGTCGGATTTCCATTCCAAATTCGAAATTTCCGCATTTTTGAACGAAAAATGA
- a CDS encoding PTS sugar transporter subunit IIA, giving the protein MRLSERFVDNCILINSPCETKEAILNELVDTLCSAYKLEHRDEIFEAVWNREKTRSTGIGCGLAVPHAKIDYVDRMCMVAATVEKGLDFESFDGEPVYLLILIVSPGNTVGPHLKALSSVSRLLADGNVRKELIAAKTPAEFLTILKGAEDKYL; this is encoded by the coding sequence ATGCGTCTTTCTGAACGGTTTGTAGATAATTGCATTTTGATCAATTCTCCTTGCGAAACCAAGGAGGCCATTCTGAACGAACTGGTGGATACTCTTTGCAGCGCCTATAAGCTGGAACATCGCGACGAAATTTTTGAGGCCGTCTGGAACCGCGAAAAGACCCGTTCCACCGGTATCGGTTGCGGCCTGGCCGTGCCCCACGCCAAGATTGACTACGTGGACCGCATGTGCATGGTGGCCGCCACTGTCGAAAAGGGCCTGGACTTCGAGTCCTTTGACGGCGAACCCGTTTATTTGCTGATTCTCATCGTAAGCCCCGGAAACACTGTCGGACCGCACCTGAAGGCCCTGTCTTCGGTGAGCCGCCTCCTGGCCGACGGCAACGTCCGCAAGGAGCTGATTGCCGCCAAGACCCCGGCGGAGTTCCTGACTATCCTCAAGGGCGCCGAGGATAAGTACCTGTAG
- a CDS encoding beta-lactamase family protein: MFNKATIQELLIQGKAQGIFSKAVAGFVLPDGSRHVVALDTAEDTLFDIASLTKVCPTSTLALCSILRGELDVDAKVIDFIPELHTNYRGDIRIFHLLTHSLDYRVPMKTLRTLPPEKILEALFTYQFQIPPGKAFNYGNPPSVLLGIVLNRLTGKSLQQLGQETFFEPLQMERSGWDPLDRFPKEQIMPTEECEFRGRTIQGEIHDESAWVLRKLFPVGSAGMFSTVPDLLRFVQMVLNDGVFEGKTVAPKGLLDLVSHNAFAPEVGAETALGWELNAERFMGSRRSPRTFGKTGFTGASIVADPEKGAAVVLLSNFTWPHREPSADRINQFRSALSDLFFGQV, from the coding sequence ATGTTCAACAAAGCGACCATCCAGGAACTGCTCATCCAGGGCAAAGCCCAGGGCATCTTTAGCAAGGCCGTGGCAGGCTTTGTACTGCCCGACGGTTCGCGGCACGTCGTTGCGCTGGACACTGCCGAAGACACCCTCTTCGACATTGCCTCCCTTACCAAGGTCTGCCCCACCTCGACTCTTGCCCTGTGCAGCATTCTGCGGGGCGAACTGGATGTTGACGCCAAGGTCATAGACTTCATTCCGGAGCTGCACACCAACTACCGGGGCGACATCCGGATTTTCCACCTGCTGACCCATAGCCTGGACTACCGGGTGCCCATGAAGACTCTCCGGACTCTTCCGCCCGAAAAGATTCTGGAGGCCCTGTTCACCTACCAGTTCCAGATTCCGCCGGGCAAGGCCTTCAACTACGGAAACCCGCCCAGCGTGCTGCTGGGAATCGTGCTGAACCGCCTCACCGGAAAGTCCCTGCAGCAGCTGGGGCAAGAGACCTTCTTCGAGCCGCTACAGATGGAGCGTTCCGGCTGGGACCCGCTGGACCGGTTCCCAAAGGAGCAGATCATGCCCACGGAAGAATGCGAATTCCGGGGCCGCACCATCCAGGGGGAAATTCACGACGAAAGCGCCTGGGTGCTCCGGAAACTTTTCCCCGTAGGTTCTGCCGGCATGTTCAGCACCGTCCCCGACCTGCTCCGCTTTGTGCAGATGGTCTTGAACGACGGTGTCTTCGAAGGCAAGACCGTCGCCCCCAAGGGGCTGCTTGACCTGGTAAGCCACAACGCCTTCGCCCCGGAGGTGGGTGCAGAAACGGCCCTCGGCTGGGAGTTGAACGCCGAACGGTTCATGGGAAGCCGCCGCTCCCCCCGCACCTTCGGAAAAACCGGTTTTACCGGAGCAAGCATCGTGGCCGACCCCGAAAAGGGAGCGGCTGTAGTCCTCCTGAGCAACTTCACCTGGCCACACCGGGAACCCAGCGCCGACCGCATCAACCAGTTCCGCTCTGCCCTTTCGGACTTGTTCTTCGGGCAGGTTTAG
- the lysA gene encoding diaminopimelate decarboxylase gives MTNYSIPQEVFVKAAEQYGTPLWLYDRATIEKRVKEVQVFDTVRFAQKACPNLSIVALVRKLGGVVDAVSAGEIVRALKAGFKGGQQKGKAPEIVYTADIFDKDALELVKKYDIAVNVGSPDMIQQLADFGVKSELTLRVNPGFGHGHSSKVNTGGPLSKHGVWHEQIKDCVKLAQANGMWITGLHMHIGSGSDFEHLSQVCDAMVDASRRLGSHLRTISAGGGLPIPYHEEDKGNRIDMQAYYDLWDKARKNIQQSIGHEVHLEVEPGRYLVAESGYLMAEIRAVKKQGDNLFYLLDAGFTDLVRPSFYGSYHAISIIARDGREMNEMVDAVVAGPLCESGDVFTQEEGGFVVTRKLPKAKVGDLLILHDAGAYGAAMSSNYNSRRYAAETMYTNGELKVIRERQTFEQLLQNDRVIDL, from the coding sequence ATGACAAATTATTCCATCCCTCAAGAAGTTTTCGTGAAGGCTGCCGAACAGTACGGCACCCCCCTCTGGCTCTATGATCGCGCCACCATTGAGAAGCGCGTGAAGGAAGTTCAGGTTTTCGACACCGTGCGTTTTGCCCAGAAGGCTTGCCCGAACCTCTCCATCGTAGCGCTGGTGCGCAAGCTGGGCGGCGTGGTGGATGCCGTCTCTGCAGGCGAAATCGTGCGCGCGTTGAAGGCGGGTTTCAAGGGCGGCCAACAGAAGGGCAAGGCTCCCGAGATTGTTTACACCGCAGATATCTTTGACAAGGACGCGCTTGAACTCGTGAAGAAGTACGACATCGCGGTGAACGTGGGTTCCCCCGACATGATCCAGCAGCTGGCCGATTTCGGCGTGAAGTCGGAACTTACGCTCCGCGTGAACCCGGGCTTCGGCCACGGGCATTCCAGCAAGGTGAATACCGGCGGCCCGCTTAGCAAGCACGGCGTGTGGCACGAACAGATCAAGGACTGCGTCAAGCTCGCGCAGGCAAACGGGATGTGGATTACAGGACTCCACATGCACATCGGTTCCGGCTCCGACTTCGAGCACCTCTCGCAGGTTTGCGACGCCATGGTGGACGCTAGCCGCCGCCTGGGCTCTCATTTGCGCACCATCAGTGCAGGGGGCGGCCTCCCGATTCCGTACCACGAAGAAGACAAGGGCAACCGCATCGACATGCAGGCCTACTACGACCTGTGGGACAAGGCCCGCAAGAACATCCAGCAGAGCATCGGCCACGAGGTTCACCTGGAAGTGGAACCCGGTCGCTACCTGGTGGCCGAAAGCGGTTACCTGATGGCCGAAATCCGCGCCGTCAAAAAGCAGGGCGACAATTTATTCTACCTGCTCGACGCGGGCTTTACCGACCTGGTGCGCCCGAGCTTCTACGGTAGCTACCACGCCATTTCCATCATCGCCCGCGACGGTCGCGAAATGAACGAGATGGTCGACGCAGTGGTGGCAGGCCCGCTCTGCGAATCTGGTGACGTGTTCACGCAGGAAGAAGGTGGCTTCGTGGTGACCCGCAAGCTCCCGAAAGCAAAGGTCGGCGACTTGCTGATTCTCCATGATGCTGGTGCCTACGGTGCCGCCATGAGCAGCAACTACAACAGCCGCCGCTACGCCGCCGAGACCATGTACACTAATGGCGAACTGAAGGTCATCCGCGAAAGGCAGACCTTCGAGCAGCTCTTGCAGAACGACCGCGTTATTGATTTGTAA
- a CDS encoding glycogen-binding domain-containing protein yields MTKATAKTTKAPAAKKAAVKAAPAKKTATKAAAPKAAKPAAEKKAAVKSAPAKKAAPKASKKVAVVFEANCPLATTVSVAGSFNNWAIDKDMLKKDKKTGLWVGKVTLDSGVYEYKFVCDGQYWDEGDNKIKHV; encoded by the coding sequence ATGACCAAAGCTACTGCTAAGACAACAAAGGCACCCGCTGCCAAGAAGGCTGCGGTAAAGGCCGCCCCGGCCAAGAAGACCGCCACTAAGGCTGCCGCCCCCAAGGCTGCTAAGCCCGCTGCCGAGAAAAAGGCTGCCGTTAAGTCCGCTCCGGCAAAGAAAGCCGCCCCCAAGGCCTCCAAGAAGGTCGCCGTGGTGTTCGAAGCCAACTGCCCCCTGGCCACTACCGTTTCCGTTGCCGGTTCCTTCAACAACTGGGCTATCGACAAGGATATGCTCAAGAAGGACAAGAAGACCGGTCTCTGGGTCGGCAAGGTCACCCTCGACTCCGGCGTTTACGAATACAAGTTCGTCTGCGACGGTCAGTACTGGGACGAAGGCGACAACAAGATCAAGCACGTGTAA
- a CDS encoding phosphomannomutase → MNVTMQEVMKESGVAFGTSGARGLVTAMTDRVCYVYARSFIKYCEASYKCEHTIAIAGDLRPSTERILKALVKAGEDSSWKVVYCGRIPSPAIALYGIDKKLPTIMVTGSHIPADRNGIKFNHPQGEITKKDEQGIVSQSVDFDESIFDAAGMLKSAPELPTVEAEAEENYLKRYPAFFGSKALSGLTIGVYQHSAVGRDIVVKVLESLGATVKPFARSETFIPVDTEAIRKEDEELARDFAHKDFVDAIFSTDGDSDRPLLADDTGMWLRGDVLGILAAQALGIQRIATPVSCNTSLEKSGSFEKICRTRIGSPYVIAGMESLVDSADPAVSVAGYEANGGFLLQTDLTREFAEHDSSGNETRVTRTLPALPTRDALLPMLAVMVRVREERMCVVDLLKKLPKRFTLSDRLKEFPTETSKAKLAEIREQKLGKKLFGALTAKPSRFAKPDANGNMPAPFHGDIVSIDETDGYRMEFDSGDIVHLRPSGNAPEFRCYVETGDKERSAELLAGCMKIMEGWRK, encoded by the coding sequence ATGAACGTTACGATGCAAGAGGTAATGAAAGAGTCCGGCGTGGCATTCGGTACCAGCGGTGCCCGCGGACTTGTGACCGCCATGACGGACCGGGTGTGCTATGTGTATGCCCGCTCCTTTATCAAGTACTGTGAAGCAAGTTACAAGTGCGAGCACACCATCGCCATTGCAGGCGACCTGCGGCCCAGTACCGAACGGATTTTGAAAGCCCTTGTAAAGGCGGGCGAGGACAGCTCCTGGAAGGTGGTCTATTGCGGTCGTATCCCGAGCCCGGCCATTGCACTGTATGGTATCGACAAGAAGCTCCCCACCATCATGGTGACGGGGAGCCACATTCCTGCAGACCGTAACGGCATCAAGTTTAACCACCCCCAGGGCGAAATCACCAAGAAAGACGAGCAGGGAATCGTTTCCCAGTCCGTTGATTTTGACGAATCGATTTTCGATGCGGCAGGCATGCTGAAATCGGCGCCGGAGCTGCCGACGGTTGAAGCCGAGGCCGAAGAAAATTACCTGAAACGCTACCCTGCGTTTTTCGGGAGCAAGGCCCTTTCGGGGCTTACCATCGGGGTCTATCAGCATTCTGCTGTGGGTCGCGACATCGTGGTGAAGGTTCTGGAAAGCCTGGGCGCTACCGTAAAGCCCTTCGCCAGGAGCGAGACGTTTATTCCGGTAGATACCGAAGCCATCCGTAAAGAAGACGAAGAACTGGCTCGGGATTTTGCCCATAAGGATTTTGTGGACGCCATCTTCAGTACCGACGGGGATTCTGACCGGCCGCTTTTGGCGGACGATACCGGCATGTGGCTCAGGGGCGACGTGCTGGGCATCCTCGCTGCCCAGGCGCTGGGTATCCAGCGCATTGCAACTCCCGTGAGTTGCAACACGTCGCTTGAAAAGTCGGGCAGCTTCGAAAAGATTTGCCGTACCCGCATAGGCAGCCCCTACGTGATCGCCGGCATGGAAAGCCTGGTGGACAGTGCCGACCCTGCCGTAAGTGTCGCCGGTTACGAGGCCAACGGAGGGTTCTTGCTGCAGACGGATTTGACCCGTGAATTTGCGGAACATGACAGCAGCGGTAACGAGACGCGGGTGACCCGCACCCTGCCGGCACTCCCCACCCGTGACGCCCTGCTCCCCATGCTTGCCGTGATGGTGCGTGTCCGGGAAGAGCGGATGTGCGTGGTGGACCTGCTGAAAAAACTCCCCAAGCGCTTTACGCTCAGTGACCGCCTCAAGGAATTCCCGACGGAAACCTCTAAGGCAAAGCTAGCCGAAATCCGCGAGCAGAAACTGGGCAAGAAACTTTTTGGCGCCCTTACGGCAAAGCCTAGCCGTTTTGCAAAGCCCGATGCCAATGGCAACATGCCCGCACCCTTCCACGGCGATATCGTCTCCATCGACGAGACCGACGGCTACCGCATGGAATTCGATTCTGGAGACATCGTGCACCTGCGGCCCAGCGGAAACGCTCCGGAATTTCGCTGCTACGTAGAAACCGGCGATAAGGAGCGCTCCGCGGAACTCCTCGCCGGTTGCATGAAGATTATGGAAGGCTGGCGGAAATAA